A single genomic interval of Arachis duranensis cultivar V14167 chromosome 7, aradu.V14167.gnm2.J7QH, whole genome shotgun sequence harbors:
- the LOC107459726 gene encoding uncharacterized protein LOC107459726: MGGGFRVLHLVRPFLSFLPEVQTADRKVPFREKVIYTVISLFIFLVCSQLPLYGIHSTTGADPFYWMRVILASNRGTVMELGITPIVTSGLVMQLLAGSKIIEVDNNVREDRALLNGAQKLLGILIAVGEAVAYVLSGMYGSVGQLGVGNAILIILQLCFAGIIVICLDELLQKGYGLGSGISLFIATNICENIIWKAFSPTTINSGRGAEFEGAVIALFHLLITRTDKVRALREAFYRQNLPNVTNLLATVLIFLIVIYFQGFRVVLPVRSKNARGQQGSYPIKLFYTSNMPIILQSALVSNLYFISQLLHRKYSGNFFVNLLGKWKESEYGGGQSIPVGGIAYYITAPSSLADMAANPFHALFYLVFMLSACALFSKTWIEVSGSSARDVAKQLKEQQMVMPGHRESNLQKELNRYIPTAAAFGGMCIGALTVLADFMGAIGSGTGILLAVTIIYQYFETFEKERASELGFFGF, translated from the exons ATGGGAGGTGGGTTTAGAGTGCTGCACTTGGTTAGACCGTTCCTTTCGTTTCTTCCTGAAGTTCAGACTGCTGACAGGAAAGTGCCATTTAGAGAGAAGGTCATATATACCGTtatctctctttttatttttctggttTGTAGCCAGCTCCCTCTGTATGGAATCCACTCAACAACAGGTGCGGATCCATTCTATTGGATGCGTGTCATCCTTGCTTCCAACCGTGGAACTGTCATGGAGCTTGGAATTACCCCCATTGTAACTTCTGGGTTGGTAATGCAACTTTTGGCTGGGTCGAAGATCATTGAAGTTGACAACAATGTACGAGAGGACCGTGCTCTGTT GAATGGTGCTCAGAAACTGCTGGGAATCTTGATAGCTGTTGGTGAGGCAGTTGCCTATGTTCTTTCTGGAATGTATGGAAGTGTGGGGCAACTTGGTGTTGGAAATGCCATTCTCATTATCCTCCAGCTCTGTTTTGCCGGCATAATTGTGATATGTCtagatgagctccttcaaaaagGATATGGTCTGGGGTCTGGAATTTCCCTATTCATTGCAACCAATATCTG TGAAAATATCATATGGAAGGCATTTAGTCCCACCACCATTAACAGCGGACGTGGAGCTGAATTTGAGGGAGCTGTCATTGCTCTGTTCCACTTGTTGATAACTAGAACGGACAAAGTCCGAGCTCTTCGGGAGGCATTTTACCGGCAGAATCTTCCCAACGTGACAAATCTGCTTGCCACTGTCTTGATCTTCCTGATTGTGATATACTTCCAAGGTTTCCGAGTGGTATTGCCTGTAAGGTCAAAGAATGCCCGTGGACAGCAGGGTTCATACCCTATCAAACTGTTTTATACCTCCAACATGCCCATTATTCTTCAGTCTGCCCTTGTTTCCAATCTGTACTTCATCTCCCAG CTGCTTCACCGCAAGTACAGTGGAAACTTCTTTGTCAATCTTTTGGGTAAATGGAAGGAATCTGAATATGGTGGTGGTCAGTCTATTCCTGTTGGTGGTATTGCATACTACATCACTGCACCATCCAG CTTGGCTGATATGGCAGCCAATCCTTTCCATGCTTTGTTCTATCTTGTCTTTATGCTGTCAGCTTGTGCCTTGTTCTCCAAAACTTGGATTGAAGTCTCTGGTTCATCTGCTAGAGATGTTGCCAAGCAGCTGAAG GAGCAACAAATGGTGATGCCTGGACATCGTGAGTCAAATCTGCAGAAGGAGCTGAACCGATACATTCCAACTGCTGCAGCTTTCGGAGGCATGTGTATTGGTGCCCTAACAGTGTTGGCAGATTTCATGGGAGCAATTGGTTCCGGTACGGGAATATTGCTTGCAGTAACAATCATCTATCAATACTTCGAGACATTTGAGAAGGAAAGAGCCAGCGAGCTTGGCTTCTTCGGTTTCTAA